The proteins below come from a single Mauremys reevesii isolate NIE-2019 linkage group 6, ASM1616193v1, whole genome shotgun sequence genomic window:
- the RANBP3L gene encoding ran-binding protein 3-like isoform X5 produces the protein MLPETSVIAQPIFLFEKKERPFKRPAEDLVCKAENDFIGCSRKRARSSSFTFQTSDSQFYMDTALSQKRVRSSSCTILPTFPPSQPVKNNVFMTSALLQRNHDITRTEKGPLSQIQQWTVIRPAILQPPQSQICEERRQMCTENTLASSKTKEKANIQLSEESSHCPAENSASSETTVRPSISMHLSSPKTIGNQTVEDVTFLNRNSTFVFGENMVERVLSPQKSTKLHNETDLCKKEITSTDAKTVHIGYSHTKTFFVKKSTLIESAAAYISKPAQKYLLDKVEVITGEEAEHNVLQISCKLFVFNKLSLSWTERGRGSLRLNDTSSNKHGTLQSRLVMRNQGNLRLILNTKLWTQMAIERANRKSLCITATDLEDHSVKVFLIQASSKDTEYLYTAIHHRLVALRSFAEQELDANQVDTEPETAFHSLNCDSDDDEEDETITQVSSNESGHNCSHLWIFGEVEISDEGRFWFSSKIILDGSADSLLFAHDSYL, from the exons AGACATCAGTTATTGCTCAGCCCATATTTCTTTTTGAAAAGAAAGAACGACCTTTCAAG aGGCCTGCAGAAGACCTGGTTTGCAAGGCTGAAAATG ATTTCATTGGTTGTTCCAGGAAACGGGCAAGGTCTTCATCTTTTACTTTCCAAACGTCGGACTCGCAGTTCTACATGG ATACAGCACTGTCTCAGAAAAGAGTGAGATCATCTTCCTGTACTATCCTTCCGACCTTTCCTCCATCACAGCCAG TAAAGAATAACGTATTCATGACCTCAGCTCTTCTCCAAAGAAACCATGACATCACAAGAACAGAAAAAG GACCCTTGTCACAAATTCAGCAGTGGACTGTCATAAGACCTGCCATTTTACAGCCACCACAGTCTCAGATATGTGAGGAAAGAAGGCAGATGTGCACTGAAAATACACTGGCATCTTCCAAAACTAAAGAGAAAGCAAATATTCAG TTGTCTGAAGAGAGCTCTCATTGCCCAGCAGAGAACTCAGCAAGTTCTGAGACAACAGTGAGGCCATCTATCTCCATGCACCTTTCTAGCCCTAAAACAATAGG AAATCAGACAGTTGAAGATGTAacttttttaaacagaaattctACTTTTGTGTTTGGAGAAAACATGGTTGAGAGAGTTTTG AGTCCTCAGAAATCTACCAAGCTGCATAATGAAACTGATCTATGCAAGAAAGAAATAACATCCACAGATGCCAAAACTGTTCATATTGGTTATTCACATACAA AAACATTTTTTGTCAAGAAGTCAACACTAATTGAATCAGCTGCGGCTTACATTTCCAAACCAGCACAGAAATATTTGTTAGATAAAGTTGAAGTTATAACCGGGGAAGAAGCAGAACATAACGTGTTGCAG ATCAGTTGCAagctttttgtatttaataaactcTCACTATCCTGGACTGAAAGAGGAAGAGGATCCCTGAGGCTTAATGACACTTCAAGCAATAAACATGGAACATTACAGTCAAGGCTAG TTATGCGAAATCAAGGCAATTTGAGACTGATTCTCAACACCAAACTCTGGACTCAGATGGCGATAGAAAGAGCAAATCGCAAGAGTCTGTGCATCACTGCGACAGACCTAGAAGACCATTCTGTTAAAGTATTTCTAATACAG GCAAGTTCAAAAGATACTGAGTACCTGTATACAGCAATACATCACCGTCTTGTTGCACTGCGAAGCTTTGCTGAGCAAGAATTGGATGCAAATCAGGTTGACACAGAGCCAGAAACAGCCTTTCATTCATTAAACTgtgatagtgatgatgatgaagaagatgAAACAATAACTCAAGTGAGCAGCAATGAATCAG
- the RANBP3L gene encoding ran-binding protein 3-like isoform X6 yields the protein METSVIAQPIFLFEKKERPFKRPAEDLVCKAENDFIGCSRKRARSSSFTFQTSDSQFYMDTALSQKRVRSSSCTILPTFPPSQPVKNNVFMTSALLQRNHDITRTEKGPLSQIQQWTVIRPAILQPPQSQICEERRQMCTENTLASSKTKEKANIQLSEESSHCPAENSASSETTVRPSISMHLSSPKTIGNQTVEDVTFLNRNSTFVFGENMVERVLSPQKSTKLHNETDLCKKEITSTDAKTVHIGYSHTKTFFVKKSTLIESAAAYISKPAQKYLLDKVEVITGEEAEHNVLQISCKLFVFNKLSLSWTERGRGSLRLNDTSSNKHGTLQSRLVMRNQGNLRLILNTKLWTQMAIERANRKSLCITATDLEDHSVKVFLIQASSKDTEYLYTAIHHRLVALRSFAEQELDANQVDTEPETAFHSLNCDSDDDEEDETITQVSSNESGHNCSHLWIFGEVEISDEGRFWFSSKIILDGSADSLLFAHDSYL from the exons ATGG AGACATCAGTTATTGCTCAGCCCATATTTCTTTTTGAAAAGAAAGAACGACCTTTCAAG aGGCCTGCAGAAGACCTGGTTTGCAAGGCTGAAAATG ATTTCATTGGTTGTTCCAGGAAACGGGCAAGGTCTTCATCTTTTACTTTCCAAACGTCGGACTCGCAGTTCTACATGG ATACAGCACTGTCTCAGAAAAGAGTGAGATCATCTTCCTGTACTATCCTTCCGACCTTTCCTCCATCACAGCCAG TAAAGAATAACGTATTCATGACCTCAGCTCTTCTCCAAAGAAACCATGACATCACAAGAACAGAAAAAG GACCCTTGTCACAAATTCAGCAGTGGACTGTCATAAGACCTGCCATTTTACAGCCACCACAGTCTCAGATATGTGAGGAAAGAAGGCAGATGTGCACTGAAAATACACTGGCATCTTCCAAAACTAAAGAGAAAGCAAATATTCAG TTGTCTGAAGAGAGCTCTCATTGCCCAGCAGAGAACTCAGCAAGTTCTGAGACAACAGTGAGGCCATCTATCTCCATGCACCTTTCTAGCCCTAAAACAATAGG AAATCAGACAGTTGAAGATGTAacttttttaaacagaaattctACTTTTGTGTTTGGAGAAAACATGGTTGAGAGAGTTTTG AGTCCTCAGAAATCTACCAAGCTGCATAATGAAACTGATCTATGCAAGAAAGAAATAACATCCACAGATGCCAAAACTGTTCATATTGGTTATTCACATACAA AAACATTTTTTGTCAAGAAGTCAACACTAATTGAATCAGCTGCGGCTTACATTTCCAAACCAGCACAGAAATATTTGTTAGATAAAGTTGAAGTTATAACCGGGGAAGAAGCAGAACATAACGTGTTGCAG ATCAGTTGCAagctttttgtatttaataaactcTCACTATCCTGGACTGAAAGAGGAAGAGGATCCCTGAGGCTTAATGACACTTCAAGCAATAAACATGGAACATTACAGTCAAGGCTAG TTATGCGAAATCAAGGCAATTTGAGACTGATTCTCAACACCAAACTCTGGACTCAGATGGCGATAGAAAGAGCAAATCGCAAGAGTCTGTGCATCACTGCGACAGACCTAGAAGACCATTCTGTTAAAGTATTTCTAATACAG GCAAGTTCAAAAGATACTGAGTACCTGTATACAGCAATACATCACCGTCTTGTTGCACTGCGAAGCTTTGCTGAGCAAGAATTGGATGCAAATCAGGTTGACACAGAGCCAGAAACAGCCTTTCATTCATTAAACTgtgatagtgatgatgatgaagaagatgAAACAATAACTCAAGTGAGCAGCAATGAATCAG